CTGCACGGACGGATTCAACCCCAGCGCCCGGGTCACCTTGTAATCCGGGCCGGGGTTGAAGAAGCCCGTGCAGGACACGGTGATCACATGGGTAATATCCGACGGGGCGATACCGGCACATGCGTCCAGTGCCTTGGATGCGGCCTCGATGAAGAGTTTCGTGGCTTCCACCGCGAAGATGTCATTCCTGGTCTTGGTGCTGGGCCGCAGCAGCAGGCCGCTGCGGGCATCGTAGAACTTCGGATTCTCCGAGGTGTCGGTGAGCGAAAGTTCAGCCAGTGCCGTACGGCGGGTGTCGATGGCCGCCGAATCGAAGCAGGTACGCACCAGCCGCTCACCCAGCCGGGTCAGGCCGGGCTGGGCTGCGAACGTGTCGCGGACTTCGGACTGCACCAGGACAGTGGGCGGGATCGCAGTTTCCAGGGACCTGAGGGTAACCGTCATAGTCCATTGTTAAGGGATGGTGATGCTCTGCACAATGGTTGGGGTAACTGAACGATTCGGCCCGGCTACTGGTTTCGCGGCTTGAGGCGTTCAAGCTACTGAGGGCGGACGGCGGATGCGACCTTGCCGCGTGGCCGCGCTGAGGCATACCACTGGCGGCAGAGCAGCACAATCAGCACCAGTTCGAGGATTCCACCGCCGTAGTACATCACCAGCGCCCCGTGTTCCGCAGCCGTAGCCGGGATACCGGGAGGCGGGTCGGCGTAGATGCCCTTGGCGAGGATATTGTGCGCAGCGATGGAAAGCACCAGGACGGTTGCCCGCAGCCGATAACCGGCCCGGTGCGGGGAGGGATCCCGTCCCACTATGGAAGCCGTGAACAGGTAGCCCGCAGCCAGCAGGTGGAAGGTCACCAGCCAGTGCACCGGCATCGACTCCTGCATTGCCTGCAGCAGTCCGGTACGGAACATCAGGATCATGCCGCCGGTGTTCAGGAGTGCGGCAGTGACCGGGAAGGACAGGAACCGGGCGAACCTGCTGCGCAGCACCCGGGAGAGCCGGCGGGCCGGAAAAACATCGAGGGTGCGTAGTGCCAGGGTGAACGGCCGGGAGAGCACCAGCAGCAGCGGGGAGAGCATCCCGGCCAGGAGATGCGAAAAGCTCAGTACTGCGAAATCCCGATGCGCCAGTTCGGCCAAAGGGTTCAGGACCGTGACCAGCGCTGCGGCCACGCCCAGCGTGAAGAAAGCCGTCCGGTACCAGGGCCAGCGGCCGGAGCGCGGCGAACGCGCGCCCGCCCAGTAGGCAACCAGGGCAACTACGGCGGGAATGAAGAACAGCGACTCAACGGGAAAGTCGCTGCCGTGGTTATGCATCGGCTGAGGCTGTCGATTCCCGCGGGACGGCAGCGCGGGTGCGGTAGGTAAGGAACGCGCCGACAAGGATCAACAGCACCGCGATGGCGTTCCAAACCGTGTCGTACACGAGCAGATCCACCTCGTAGCGAATCTGGTGAAGCCCCATGAGCTTGTGCTGCACCGTGCCGTCATAGAGCTGGAACACTCCGGCACCCAGCAGGACGCCGCCGGTCCACCGCTGCAGGAGGGTTTCATGCCACCTGCGCAGATCGGCGAACAGGAAGAGGCCGGCTACAACGGCGAACCAGCCGAAGGCATGGAACAGCCCGTCCGAAAAGAGTCCAACAGACGTAGTGGAGCGGTCGTAGAAATGATGCCACTGGAGGAGCTGGTGGAAGATCACTTCGTCGACGAAGGCAGCCAGTCCGATCCCGAAAAGCAAGCCGGAAACCAGGTTGCGCAGCCGCGGAGAGCGGCGCTCGCGGAGGGGAGAACTCATGTTTCGAACATAACACCGGCACGGCACCGGCCGCAGGGGTGCGTGACATGCACGGCGTCTGCGGCAAGGATGGGAGCCATGTGGATAGGGGCGCTCGAGCTGGACCTGTTGCTGGGGGACGTGCATTCGCTCAAGGGGAAACGGTCGGTCGTCCGGCCCATCCTTGCCGAACTGCGGCGCAAATTCGATGTGTCCGCCGCAGAGGTCGGCTCCCTGGACCTGCACCGCCGGTCAGGGATAGGCGTGGGCATTGTTGCGGCGGACCGTGCCCACGTGGTGGACGTGCTGGATGCCGCGGAACGGCTGGTGGCGGGCCGGCCGGAAGTGGAGTTGCTGAGCGCCCGGCGTCAATTGTTCACCGAGCAGGACTAGTCGCCGCGCTCCGCATCCGCCCATCCGCCGGATAAATGGGGAACAATTGGCCGGGTGAGTCTTAGCACCGTAGAACCAGTCAATGTTTCCGGGTCCACCGACGAGCA
This genomic stretch from Arthrobacter sp. zg-Y1110 harbors:
- a CDS encoding DUF2243 domain-containing protein, with the translated sequence MSSPLRERRSPRLRNLVSGLLFGIGLAAFVDEVIFHQLLQWHHFYDRSTTSVGLFSDGLFHAFGWFAVVAGLFLFADLRRWHETLLQRWTGGVLLGAGVFQLYDGTVQHKLMGLHQIRYEVDLLVYDTVWNAIAVLLILVGAFLTYRTRAAVPRESTASADA
- a CDS encoding cytochrome c oxidase assembly protein — its product is MHNHGSDFPVESLFFIPAVVALVAYWAGARSPRSGRWPWYRTAFFTLGVAAALVTVLNPLAELAHRDFAVLSFSHLLAGMLSPLLLVLSRPFTLALRTLDVFPARRLSRVLRSRFARFLSFPVTAALLNTGGMILMFRTGLLQAMQESMPVHWLVTFHLLAAGYLFTASIVGRDPSPHRAGYRLRATVLVLSIAAHNILAKGIYADPPPGIPATAAEHGALVMYYGGGILELVLIVLLCRQWYASARPRGKVASAVRPQ
- a CDS encoding DUF503 domain-containing protein — protein: MWIGALELDLLLGDVHSLKGKRSVVRPILAELRRKFDVSAAEVGSLDLHRRSGIGVGIVAADRAHVVDVLDAAERLVAGRPEVELLSARRQLFTEQD